In one Choloepus didactylus isolate mChoDid1 chromosome 1, mChoDid1.pri, whole genome shotgun sequence genomic region, the following are encoded:
- the GP9 gene encoding platelet glycoprotein IX, which translates to MSAWGALFLLWAAAEATKDCPVPCTCQTLETMGLWVDCRSRGLTALPALPGRTRHLLLANNSLRSVPPGTFDHLPQLQTLDATQNPWHCDCSLTYLRLWLEDRAPEELQLVRCASPARASHRPLAQLTGFELGNCGWQLPTSWAADPGFWGDVALVVVAVLGLALLAGLLCTVGKPLD; encoded by the coding sequence ATGTCTGCCTGGGGGGCACTGTTTCTGCTCTGGGCTGCGGCGGAGGCCACCAAGGACTGCCCCGTGCCGTGCACCTGCCAGACCCTGGAAACCATGGGGCTGTGGGTGGACTGCCGTAGCCGGGGGCTCACGGCCCTGCCCGCCCTGCCCGGCCGCACCCGCCACCTCCTGCTGGCCAACAACAGCCTGCGCTCGGTGCCCCCCGGCACCTTCGATCACCTGCCCCAGCTGCAGACCCTAGACGCGACGCAGAACCCCTGGCACTGCGACTGCAGCCTCACCTACCTGCGCCTCTGGCTGGAGGATCGCGCGCCCGAGGAATTGCAGCTCGTCCGCTGCGCCAGCCCGGCCCGCGCCTCCCACCGCCCGCTGGCCCAGCTGACCGGCTTCGAGCTGGGCAACTGCGGCTGGCAGCTCCCGACGTCCTGGGCCGCCGACCCTGGCTTCTGGGGGGACGTGGCGCTGGTGGTCGTGGCCGTGCTGGGCCTGGCGCTGCTGGCTGGCCTGCTCTGCACCGTGGGAAAGCCCCTGGACTGA